The following are encoded in a window of Mycobacteroides chelonae CCUG 47445 genomic DNA:
- a CDS encoding DUF2339 domain-containing protein — translation MTDPQLQQMTAALDELDGRERALRAELDALRGRMVEWTQAEYLKAQRYWDDYRRSQGAPPLAAPVPAIHAAVAAPVPPVQAPVPTTPQPREPFWTREGFASKAMALAGAVVTLAGVVMLLVLAAKSGYFGPIPRLASGAVLAAGLVALGIRVQSRPGGRIGGIATAATGFAAGFFDVLALTVIYHRIPVIAGLALGLTIAGAGLVLARQWNSQPFAAGVVGAITVLAPFLTNGFTVELAAFALVLLIASLPAQIGRNWPVLHAFRTVGVSLTLLGAIGAAAGEAHPHVLLSMAVLALLVTLLGSLWLLTGDEGDLTSSVMIAVACTPGLYSALFLPVWPLGVLIPVGVAAVMGAVLLLVGGLPMHARITMAAMAGLALLQASVQGTRDALLVVVLLMLALSLSALGYQLRERISLVLGQAFGVLGGAAYIAYVPPELLTNSASAVRGAGPLLIVASVLSAATVGMVMAAMHRVGWASPQSAPARGVLAGVSMLYSGTAAVVLAGTALLGNNDGFLLGHGLATVSWMVVSVTLLLAGLRRYRDQSWVTRTGFVLAAMAVAKLFLFDLATLDGIARIGAFIVTGLLLLGGGTLYAREYATRDEQSVSEMPVK, via the coding sequence ATGACAGATCCACAGCTGCAGCAGATGACCGCCGCGCTCGATGAGCTGGACGGGCGTGAGCGTGCACTGCGTGCAGAGCTCGATGCGTTGCGGGGCCGAATGGTCGAATGGACTCAGGCCGAATATCTTAAGGCGCAGCGGTATTGGGATGACTACCGACGTTCTCAGGGTGCGCCGCCGCTGGCTGCGCCGGTGCCCGCGATACACGCTGCGGTGGCTGCTCCCGTACCGCCCGTCCAGGCTCCGGTGCCCACCACGCCCCAGCCTCGGGAGCCGTTTTGGACGCGTGAAGGATTCGCCAGTAAGGCCATGGCCCTCGCGGGTGCGGTGGTGACACTCGCGGGCGTGGTGATGCTCCTGGTTCTCGCCGCCAAGAGCGGGTACTTCGGCCCGATACCGCGCCTGGCCTCCGGCGCCGTACTTGCCGCGGGTCTAGTTGCGCTGGGCATCCGGGTGCAATCCAGACCTGGCGGCCGCATCGGTGGTATCGCCACCGCAGCGACAGGATTCGCGGCGGGGTTCTTCGATGTGCTGGCACTCACGGTGATCTATCACCGGATTCCGGTGATCGCGGGACTGGCGCTCGGGCTGACCATCGCGGGCGCGGGCCTGGTGCTGGCGCGGCAGTGGAACTCTCAGCCCTTTGCGGCGGGTGTGGTCGGCGCGATCACAGTGCTGGCGCCCTTCCTCACCAACGGCTTTACCGTTGAACTTGCAGCTTTTGCGCTGGTGCTACTGATCGCGAGTCTGCCCGCCCAGATTGGCCGTAATTGGCCAGTGCTGCATGCTTTTCGGACCGTGGGCGTCAGCTTGACGCTGCTGGGCGCCATTGGTGCCGCGGCAGGCGAGGCGCACCCGCACGTCCTGCTCAGCATGGCGGTGCTGGCACTGTTGGTCACCCTGTTGGGGTCGCTGTGGCTGCTTACCGGGGATGAGGGTGATCTCACCTCGTCGGTGATGATCGCGGTTGCTTGCACACCCGGCCTCTATAGTGCCCTGTTCCTCCCGGTATGGCCGTTGGGCGTGCTGATACCGGTCGGGGTCGCCGCAGTGATGGGTGCGGTGCTGCTGCTGGTAGGTGGCCTTCCGATGCACGCGCGCATCACCATGGCTGCGATGGCGGGGCTGGCGCTGCTGCAGGCATCGGTCCAGGGCACCCGGGACGCCCTGCTGGTGGTGGTGCTGCTGATGCTTGCGCTGTCCCTGTCTGCTCTTGGATATCAACTGAGGGAACGTATCTCGCTGGTACTCGGGCAGGCGTTCGGTGTGCTGGGCGGTGCGGCCTACATCGCGTACGTGCCCCCGGAACTGCTGACCAACTCGGCTAGCGCCGTGCGCGGTGCGGGTCCGCTGTTGATCGTGGCGAGCGTGCTGAGTGCCGCCACGGTCGGCATGGTGATGGCGGCGATGCATCGGGTTGGCTGGGCGAGCCCGCAGTCCGCCCCGGCACGTGGCGTGCTGGCCGGGGTATCGATGCTGTACTCGGGGACCGCAGCGGTCGTGCTCGCCGGTACCGCGCTGCTGGGCAACAACGACGGGTTCCTGCTGGGTCATGGACTGGCGACGGTGTCCTGGATGGTCGTCTCCGTGACGCTGCTGTTGGCGGGCCTGCGGCGCTACCGTGACCAGAGCTGGGTCACCAGAACGGGATTCGTGCTTGCTGCGATGGCCGTTGCCAAGCTGTTCCTCTTCGACCTGGCCACTCTCGACGGCATCGCCCGTATTGGAGCGTTCATCGTCACCGGGCTGCTACTCCTGGGTGGCGGCACGCTGTACGCGCGCGAATACGCAACGCGCGATGAGCAATCCGTTTCGGAGAT
- a CDS encoding MCE family protein, whose amino-acid sequence MAEQSRWQRIKNRPVETYNKTWLGFIAIAAIAALVGGMLLVKAMGLGYTTYTAEFAQAASLRAGQPITVAGIPVGNVTAMKLVGDHVEAGLSVRDDITLGKDTKASIRVTTILGSRYLDLQPKGAGALPGKTIDLAHTEVPYDLQAALAGATNTFDQVDFDKVAQSLSILGKQLQGLPNVVPEAMQNIQSLSSVIAERRDQLGTLLKSTEKVTNTLRRQQSGIGVLINQGQDLLGELVARRATFHAMLQSFTNLVEQLSKVLIKDRPQLDEMLKTARGLSDMLGKHDDLLRSLYPIAPVLIRGIANSTGTGNAIDINLSNGLLVDSWMCAISGRAKQFGMIPYFKDCK is encoded by the coding sequence ATGGCTGAGCAATCCAGATGGCAGAGGATCAAGAACCGGCCGGTCGAGACGTACAACAAGACCTGGCTCGGATTCATCGCTATCGCGGCAATCGCGGCGTTGGTGGGTGGCATGCTGCTGGTCAAGGCCATGGGCTTGGGCTACACCACCTACACGGCGGAATTCGCGCAGGCCGCCTCGTTGCGTGCGGGTCAGCCGATCACGGTGGCGGGTATCCCCGTCGGGAACGTCACGGCCATGAAACTGGTCGGTGATCATGTTGAAGCCGGGCTCAGCGTCCGAGACGACATCACGTTGGGCAAGGACACCAAAGCTTCGATCCGAGTCACCACCATCCTGGGATCTCGGTACTTGGATCTGCAGCCCAAGGGTGCGGGGGCATTGCCTGGCAAGACAATTGACCTCGCGCATACCGAGGTTCCTTACGACCTGCAGGCCGCGCTGGCCGGGGCGACGAACACCTTTGACCAAGTCGATTTCGACAAGGTGGCTCAGTCACTGAGCATCCTCGGCAAGCAGCTGCAGGGGCTGCCCAACGTGGTACCCGAGGCCATGCAGAACATCCAGTCGCTGTCCTCGGTGATCGCCGAGCGGCGCGATCAATTGGGGACGCTGCTCAAGAGCACCGAAAAGGTGACTAACACCCTGCGTCGCCAGCAGTCCGGCATCGGCGTGCTGATCAACCAGGGACAAGATCTGCTCGGTGAACTCGTGGCCCGCCGCGCCACCTTTCACGCAATGCTGCAGTCATTTACAAACCTCGTTGAGCAGCTCAGCAAGGTCCTGATCAAGGACCGCCCGCAGCTCGACGAGATGCTCAAGACGGCGCGTGGGCTTTCCGACATGTTGGGTAAGCACGACGATCTGCTGCGCAGTCTGTACCCGATTGCGCCGGTCTTGATACGCGGTATCGCCAACTCGACGGGTACCGGCAACGCTATCGACATCAACTTGTCGAATGGCCTGTTGGTCGATTCGTGGATGTGTGCGATCAGTGGGCGCGCCAAGCAATTCGGAATGATCCCGTACTTCAAGGACTGCAAATGA
- a CDS encoding MlaD family protein, with amino-acid sequence MMTMGAKRNRLIAIVGTVVVLAAAVIGAGAYFVKSQLDHITLTAQFDNASGLYESNVVAVLGMPVGQITKITPQSGYVEVQFTVDKDVKVPADVQAVTLSTSILTDRQMELSPPYRGGPTLNDGDTIGLDHTKTPVEFDKVLGMLDRLSLSLKGDGKGQGPVADIVNSAVGIADNNGEKIKSGLGELSKALRLSSEGGVTTREQLATIIKNVSSLFDAAAANDGKLREFASTVHQLSKMLDDEALGTGSTGHKFNDLVKQAGDIVEANRDNLKQTILNSNTALKAVVDNQREISEWIDVQPLAWDNMYNVVDQDNKRLRIRFMTDRLLFESQMDKEICNMMGLRQLGCGTGTLQDYGPDFGLTYMLDGLAAMGQK; translated from the coding sequence ATGATGACAATGGGGGCTAAGCGGAATCGGCTGATCGCGATTGTTGGCACGGTAGTCGTGCTGGCCGCGGCCGTCATCGGCGCGGGTGCGTACTTCGTGAAATCGCAGCTGGATCACATCACGCTGACCGCGCAGTTCGACAACGCCTCAGGCTTGTATGAGTCGAATGTTGTCGCGGTGCTTGGTATGCCGGTGGGACAGATTACGAAGATCACGCCACAATCCGGCTATGTCGAGGTGCAGTTCACGGTGGACAAAGATGTGAAGGTGCCTGCCGATGTTCAGGCAGTCACACTGTCCACCTCGATCCTGACTGACCGTCAAATGGAGCTGTCTCCGCCCTACCGCGGCGGGCCGACTCTCAACGACGGGGACACCATCGGATTGGACCACACCAAGACCCCGGTGGAGTTCGACAAGGTGCTGGGCATGCTGGACCGGCTTTCGTTGTCCCTCAAGGGTGATGGTAAGGGTCAGGGACCGGTGGCCGACATCGTCAACTCGGCCGTCGGTATCGCTGATAACAACGGGGAGAAGATCAAGTCCGGGCTCGGCGAGTTATCCAAGGCGCTGCGCTTGAGTTCCGAAGGTGGAGTGACCACGCGCGAACAGTTGGCCACCATCATCAAGAACGTCAGCTCGCTGTTCGACGCCGCGGCAGCCAACGACGGCAAGTTGCGTGAATTCGCCTCCACTGTCCACCAACTGAGCAAAATGCTCGATGACGAGGCTCTGGGGACCGGGTCCACTGGGCACAAGTTCAACGATCTGGTCAAGCAAGCTGGAGACATTGTCGAGGCCAACCGCGACAACCTCAAACAAACCATCCTCAACTCCAATACTGCGCTCAAAGCGGTGGTGGACAACCAGCGTGAGATCTCTGAGTGGATCGACGTCCAACCGTTGGCATGGGACAACATGTACAACGTCGTGGACCAGGACAACAAGCGGCTGCGTATCCGGTTCATGACCGACCGGCTGCTATTCGAGAGTCAGATGGACAAGGAAATCTGCAACATGATGGGCCTACGTCAATTGGGCTGTGGCACAGGGACGTTACAGGACTATGGCCCCGATTTTGGGCTGACCTACATGCTGGACGGACTCGCGGCGATGGGGCAGAAATGA
- a CDS encoding MlaD family protein has product MKFRGPLIGLAVFMTVALTLGWLVYATLRRDVAGSTTAYSAVFTDVYGLRDGDDVRMAGVRVGRVQKIELVNNDQARVDFVVQNDQKLYGNTVASVTYQNIVGQRYLGLALGKSGDTNVLPGGSTIPVERTDPSFDVTTLLNGYEPLFSTLSPEQADNLTKGVIQSLQGDNASIVTLVSQTSTLTKTFAGRDQALGNAITSLNTVTGNLAQQNDNLDKMLTQTRQTVSDLDRKRPELVSSVGSMAQSMRRLSKITDEVYPSLDELITRQPGFGQHVVSIEPQYAFLGANLPLTLKGLSRFYSEGAFINVYMCDLNLTGFFPGLNDVIPIIVNAATPGNVAQHTPRCRNMANG; this is encoded by the coding sequence ATGAAATTCCGTGGCCCGTTGATCGGGCTGGCGGTCTTCATGACCGTGGCGCTGACACTTGGCTGGCTGGTGTACGCCACGCTGCGCCGCGATGTGGCGGGAAGCACCACGGCGTATTCGGCGGTGTTCACCGATGTCTACGGACTGCGTGACGGTGATGACGTGCGCATGGCGGGGGTCCGAGTAGGCCGCGTGCAGAAGATCGAACTGGTCAACAACGACCAGGCGAGGGTCGACTTCGTGGTCCAGAACGACCAGAAGCTGTACGGCAACACAGTGGCCTCGGTGACCTACCAGAACATCGTGGGTCAGCGTTATCTCGGTTTGGCGCTGGGTAAGTCGGGCGACACCAATGTGCTGCCGGGTGGGTCGACCATCCCGGTGGAGCGCACGGACCCGTCCTTTGATGTGACCACGCTGCTCAACGGTTACGAGCCGCTGTTCAGCACGCTATCGCCCGAGCAAGCCGACAATCTGACCAAGGGCGTCATTCAGTCACTGCAAGGCGATAATGCCTCGATTGTCACGCTGGTTAGCCAAACATCAACTCTGACAAAGACGTTTGCAGGACGTGACCAGGCGCTGGGTAATGCCATCACCAGCCTGAACACCGTCACAGGCAATCTTGCGCAGCAGAACGACAACCTTGACAAGATGCTGACCCAGACAAGGCAGACGGTGTCGGATCTGGATCGCAAGCGGCCCGAGCTGGTGTCCTCGGTGGGCTCGATGGCGCAGTCCATGAGGCGCCTGTCGAAGATCACCGACGAGGTGTACCCCTCGCTTGACGAACTCATTACCCGCCAGCCGGGATTCGGACAGCACGTGGTGAGTATTGAACCGCAATACGCGTTCCTGGGAGCCAACCTGCCGCTCACCCTGAAGGGGCTGTCTCGCTTCTACTCCGAGGGAGCATTCATCAACGTCTACATGTGCGATTTGAACCTCACCGGCTTCTTCCCAGGTCTCAACGACGTGATACCGATCATCGTCAACGCCGCCACGCCCGGAAACGTCGCCCAGCACACCCCACGATGCCGGAACATGGCCAATGGCTGA
- a CDS encoding TetR/AcrR family transcriptional regulator has product MDDENNATARRKRLPRGQGWLLRQQIIDTAMDLIRRSGEARAPSARELTRALGITAPSFYRHFSSTDELADALCSRYFEQLGEALQRATSNISTAVERLHTLGLAYVRFAAQNPLMYRFATTRPPRRGIESDEILNSSAFLHLRGVVQELVDEELFPPGNTLEPALQLWATTHGVASLLVTRPQLPWGEQESFASRTLYTAYLGHVAADAPDRMRGAE; this is encoded by the coding sequence ATGGATGACGAGAACAACGCAACCGCACGGAGAAAGCGTCTGCCCCGGGGCCAGGGTTGGCTGCTGCGACAGCAGATCATCGATACGGCAATGGATCTCATCCGTAGGTCTGGCGAGGCGCGGGCCCCGTCGGCTCGCGAACTGACGCGCGCACTGGGCATCACGGCGCCGTCCTTCTATCGGCATTTTTCGAGCACCGACGAGTTGGCGGACGCGCTGTGCTCCAGGTACTTCGAGCAACTCGGTGAGGCACTGCAGCGGGCAACGTCCAACATCTCGACCGCAGTCGAACGCCTACACACACTCGGCCTGGCCTATGTGCGCTTCGCCGCGCAGAACCCGTTGATGTACCGGTTCGCGACCACCCGACCACCACGGCGTGGTATCGAATCTGACGAGATACTCAACAGTTCAGCCTTTTTGCATCTTCGGGGTGTTGTTCAGGAACTTGTCGACGAGGAACTGTTCCCGCCGGGCAATACCCTGGAACCGGCCTTGCAACTGTGGGCGACCACGCATGGGGTTGCCTCGCTGCTCGTCACGAGGCCGCAACTGCCGTGGGGCGAGCAGGAGTCCTTTGCCTCCCGGACGCTGTACACCGCGTACCTGGGTCATGTGGCGGCGGATGCGCCGGACCGGATGCGTGGCGCTGAGTAG
- a CDS encoding MlaD family protein: MPNSFEVDGRGPSERQLLTMAAVTLIAIVTLTATMLLKSAGRLDDYLRVVADLTNVGDGLPQKSDVKYHGVLVGEVDDVTPATGNKPNFVHINLKPQYAKAIPATATARVVPSNVFAVSSVQLVDRGPGAPIRAGAHIAEDQELPTVLFQTTVSKLRDVLNATGRGREDNSVGILAAVAAATDSRRVKLLTGGAQLNRLITQLNEVVATDSGPSTISALLDATEGLKQTAPDLLDSLHQAVRPMQTLAENREQLTSLVHAGLTTVGTTKQAFDNHTDQLIGITTHMTPPIGVFATNADKFVPIFRNMNKLSRNWFEQMWVADRDLPHMPIAVTLAPSYTYTRADCPRYGDVKGPSCFTAPEQVVRPDLPETLLPQNYKVPPNLQPPRGTVVGPNGNLVAVGPPYVVPPGGPNLVDPNPPLPPWHPFPEPRVPGTHDPDDLEPPPPPQAPPIPPAPVAPGAHDSGGAPIVPASFGGNVGPVGSQQERDQLGVITGGLRTPATQLLLGPVARGTAVSFVKEGPQ; encoded by the coding sequence ATGCCAAACTCCTTCGAAGTGGACGGCCGGGGGCCATCCGAGAGGCAGCTGCTCACCATGGCCGCTGTCACGCTCATCGCAATTGTGACCCTCACCGCGACCATGCTGCTCAAGTCTGCCGGCCGCCTCGACGATTACCTGCGCGTGGTCGCCGACCTGACGAATGTCGGGGATGGGCTGCCGCAGAAGTCGGACGTGAAGTACCACGGCGTACTGGTCGGCGAGGTAGACGACGTCACCCCGGCCACCGGTAACAAGCCGAACTTCGTACACATCAACCTCAAACCGCAGTACGCCAAGGCAATCCCGGCGACCGCAACCGCCCGCGTGGTGCCAAGCAATGTGTTCGCGGTGTCTTCGGTGCAGCTTGTTGACCGTGGGCCGGGTGCGCCCATCCGTGCTGGAGCTCATATCGCCGAAGACCAAGAGTTGCCCACGGTGCTGTTCCAGACCACCGTGAGCAAGTTGCGTGATGTCCTCAATGCGACCGGCCGTGGTCGCGAGGACAATTCAGTGGGCATCCTCGCGGCGGTGGCCGCCGCTACCGACAGCCGCCGCGTCAAACTACTCACCGGCGGTGCCCAGCTCAACCGGCTGATTACCCAATTGAACGAGGTCGTGGCGACGGACTCGGGCCCTTCGACAATCTCGGCACTTCTCGATGCCACCGAAGGCCTCAAGCAGACTGCGCCCGATCTGTTGGATTCGCTACATCAGGCAGTGAGGCCGATGCAGACGCTCGCCGAAAATCGTGAGCAGCTCACAAGTCTGGTACATGCGGGGCTGACCACGGTGGGCACCACCAAGCAGGCTTTCGATAACCATACCGACCAGTTGATCGGTATCACCACACACATGACGCCCCCGATCGGTGTCTTCGCCACTAATGCCGACAAGTTCGTTCCGATCTTCCGGAACATGAACAAGCTGTCCCGCAACTGGTTTGAGCAGATGTGGGTGGCAGATCGGGACCTGCCGCATATGCCAATCGCGGTGACACTGGCTCCGAGCTACACCTACACGCGTGCGGACTGCCCGCGGTACGGGGACGTGAAGGGGCCAAGCTGTTTCACCGCTCCGGAACAGGTGGTGCGACCGGATCTGCCCGAGACGTTGCTTCCGCAGAACTACAAGGTGCCACCGAATCTGCAACCGCCTCGTGGAACGGTGGTAGGCCCCAACGGAAATCTGGTTGCGGTGGGCCCGCCGTATGTGGTGCCGCCGGGAGGCCCGAATCTGGTGGACCCCAACCCGCCGCTGCCGCCCTGGCACCCCTTTCCGGAGCCGCGCGTTCCGGGCACCCACGATCCCGATGATCTCGAGCCGCCTCCGCCGCCCCAGGCGCCACCGATTCCGCCCGCGCCGGTAGCTCCCGGCGCACACGACAGCGGAGGCGCGCCCATCGTCCCCGCATCGTTCGGCGGGAACGTCGGTCCTGTTGGTAGTCAGCAGGAACGGGATCAGCTCGGCGTGATCACCGGCGGCCTGCGAACTCCTGCCACACAACTGTTGCTTGGCCCCGTGGCCCGCGGGACCGCGGTGTCGTTCGTGAAGGAAGGACCGCAATGA
- a CDS encoding MlaD family protein, which produces MVARKVLAASAVAAVAVLSGCATNGLGDLPLPAPGIGSGGYRLTALFANVLNLPDSAKVKLAGADVGQVDEMHVSNYTAITTLRISDGVRLPKGSTAELRSATPLGDVFVSIRPPAGAPSDGPLLKDGDTIGLDSTTAAATVESVLSSAALASNGGAVRNLTNIVNGFGKATGDQGQAFGDLINDSNQLLGKLNSRSTEISDALTETSQLADRIDAKNQAITDIVTAAGPATETLAANTAQLSELLVMTGDTTKQLQKFPSIAGTDTSGRSVIKDANTVAKAWNDVALDPDTSLAAFNRIMPTAIKATAGNSLSLTAGIDQLVLGSIPDAGSHADTGLHGPKRYNWAQLVGSVKYTLWRLQERVVGQGAYGQEVPVRPSPTEPGVIETIPPVPGGGR; this is translated from the coding sequence ATGGTGGCGCGTAAGGTACTGGCGGCCTCGGCGGTCGCGGCCGTTGCTGTGCTGAGTGGTTGTGCCACTAATGGTCTCGGTGACCTGCCGCTGCCCGCGCCGGGTATCGGCAGTGGCGGATACCGCCTCACGGCGCTGTTCGCCAACGTCCTCAATCTGCCGGACAGTGCGAAGGTCAAACTCGCCGGTGCCGACGTGGGACAGGTCGACGAGATGCACGTGAGCAATTACACGGCGATCACCACGCTGCGCATCTCGGACGGGGTTCGGCTGCCCAAGGGCAGCACCGCCGAATTGCGTTCGGCCACACCACTCGGCGATGTTTTTGTTTCGATCCGGCCCCCAGCGGGGGCACCGTCGGACGGTCCGCTCCTCAAAGACGGTGACACCATCGGTCTGGACTCGACGACCGCCGCCGCTACGGTGGAATCGGTGCTCAGCTCGGCCGCGCTGGCCTCCAACGGGGGCGCCGTGCGCAACCTGACCAATATCGTCAATGGTTTCGGAAAAGCGACCGGTGATCAGGGCCAGGCATTCGGCGATCTGATCAACGACTCCAATCAGCTTCTGGGAAAGTTGAATTCACGCTCAACGGAGATCTCCGACGCCCTCACGGAGACCTCGCAGCTGGCTGACCGGATCGATGCCAAGAACCAGGCTATTACCGATATCGTGACGGCGGCGGGGCCGGCCACGGAGACACTGGCCGCCAATACCGCGCAGCTGTCCGAACTCTTGGTGATGACGGGCGACACCACCAAGCAGTTGCAGAAGTTCCCGTCGATTGCCGGTACCGACACCAGCGGTCGCAGCGTTATCAAGGACGCCAATACCGTTGCGAAGGCATGGAACGACGTGGCGCTGGATCCCGATACCAGCCTCGCTGCCTTCAACCGGATCATGCCCACCGCGATCAAAGCAACCGCCGGAAACTCGCTGTCCCTGACTGCGGGAATAGACCAGTTGGTTCTCGGCTCGATACCCGACGCGGGTTCCCACGCCGACACAGGTCTGCACGGCCCCAAGCGATACAACTGGGCGCAGCTGGTGGGGTCCGTTAAGTACACGCTATGGCGCTTGCAGGAACGCGTCGTCGGCCAGGGTGCGTATGGGCAGGAGGTTCCGGTGCGCCCTAGCCCCACCGAGCCCGGTGTCATCGAGACCATCCCGCCCGTTCCGGGAGGTGGGCGATGA
- a CDS encoding MlaE family ABC transporter permease — MTVSSYLSPRFRPFVLVYNKIRASMARFGHMVAFFFRAFAGVPVVLRQYRKEFLRHLSDIAWGNGSLVVGGGTAGVALVLGITAGALVAIESYNFLDLLGLGPATGIISSLASTRELAPIMASLAFAMQAGCRFTAQLGSMRIAEEIDAMDSVAIRPIPFLVTTRLMASIIAVIPLYVACLAVSYLSCQVMVQILSGSSVGSYLHYFGIGVSGIDVVYSVIKTVVFVWLASTIQCYYGFYASGGPEGVGIAAGHAMRAAITIVIVVNMLLTMALWSVDAGARLGG; from the coding sequence ATGACGGTATCCAGTTATCTGTCACCACGGTTCCGCCCATTCGTCCTTGTTTACAACAAGATTCGCGCATCTATGGCCCGATTCGGCCACATGGTTGCCTTCTTCTTCAGGGCTTTCGCCGGTGTTCCGGTGGTGCTGCGGCAGTATCGCAAGGAGTTCCTGCGGCACCTGTCCGATATCGCCTGGGGCAATGGCTCGTTAGTGGTGGGTGGAGGAACGGCCGGGGTGGCATTGGTCCTCGGGATCACGGCGGGCGCACTGGTGGCAATCGAGTCATACAACTTCCTGGACCTGCTGGGTCTGGGACCGGCAACCGGCATCATCAGCTCGCTGGCCAGCACACGAGAGCTGGCGCCGATCATGGCGTCGTTGGCGTTCGCGATGCAGGCGGGCTGTCGGTTCACCGCGCAGCTCGGCTCGATGCGGATCGCGGAGGAGATCGACGCGATGGATTCGGTTGCCATTAGACCGATTCCGTTCCTGGTGACCACCCGCCTCATGGCATCGATCATCGCCGTGATCCCGCTGTACGTCGCGTGCCTGGCCGTCAGCTATCTGTCCTGCCAGGTTATGGTGCAGATTCTCAGCGGGAGCTCGGTGGGCTCGTACCTGCACTACTTCGGCATCGGTGTCAGCGGTATCGACGTCGTGTACTCCGTCATCAAGACCGTCGTGTTCGTGTGGTTGGCCTCAACTATCCAGTGCTACTACGGCTTCTACGCAAGCGGCGGCCCTGAGGGCGTCGGTATCGCCGCCGGGCACGCCATGCGTGCAGCCATCACCATCGTGATCGTCGTCAACATGCTGCTCACCATGGCGCTCTGGAGTGTTGACGCCGGCGCGAGGCTGGGTGGCTAG
- a CDS encoding MlaD family protein, with protein sequence MINALANALVGAVRAGHRQKAALSGIALALTMVVAVVYLFVGALRVNPFASTYRVMVQLPESGGLLPNQDVALRGVKIGTVQSLEITQQGVNATAEIQSKYRIPTAAKVRVTGLSAAGEQYLNFEGGPGQQGPFLQDGSVISEGAQVPVTLAKLLADADGLLAQVDPKKLELIKKELSLSKEGPRKLTEIIDGGTFLLSTLDSVLPETTSLLKTSRVVLTLAADKNSGIKATANELGRTLRGVDKMQNGYRTLVDQTPKTLGAVDGLFADNSDTMVALLANLASTAQMLYVRTPAINAFFPNYRGSVFGGIADTMRDGGVWATADLYPRYACDYGTPRVPPSSADFPEPPIYTYCANDDPAVLIRGAKNAPRPAGDDTAGPPMGADLGKTTDPTPKGRFTIPTPQGGPTLPIAPPS encoded by the coding sequence ATGATCAACGCGCTTGCCAATGCGCTGGTCGGCGCTGTGCGTGCAGGCCACCGCCAGAAGGCGGCGTTGTCGGGTATAGCTCTGGCGCTGACCATGGTCGTCGCGGTGGTCTATCTGTTCGTAGGCGCGTTGCGCGTCAACCCGTTTGCCTCGACGTATCGGGTGATGGTGCAGCTGCCGGAGTCCGGTGGGTTGCTGCCGAATCAGGATGTGGCGTTGCGGGGGGTCAAGATTGGGACGGTGCAGTCGCTCGAGATTACCCAACAGGGTGTGAATGCGACCGCCGAGATCCAATCCAAGTACCGGATTCCGACCGCGGCAAAAGTCCGCGTGACGGGTTTGTCGGCAGCCGGTGAGCAGTACCTGAACTTCGAGGGCGGGCCCGGTCAGCAGGGCCCGTTTCTGCAGGACGGCAGCGTGATCTCTGAGGGTGCGCAGGTGCCGGTGACGTTGGCCAAGCTGTTGGCCGATGCCGATGGTCTGCTGGCGCAGGTGGATCCCAAGAAGCTTGAGCTCATCAAGAAGGAACTGAGCCTGAGTAAGGAGGGCCCGCGCAAGCTCACCGAGATCATCGACGGCGGCACCTTCTTGTTGAGCACCCTGGATTCGGTGTTGCCCGAGACCACCAGCCTGCTCAAGACCAGCCGGGTGGTGCTCACCTTGGCCGCCGACAAGAACTCGGGCATCAAGGCCACCGCGAACGAGCTGGGCCGCACCCTGCGCGGCGTGGACAAGATGCAAAACGGCTACCGCACCCTCGTCGATCAAACCCCCAAGACCCTGGGCGCCGTCGATGGTCTCTTCGCCGACAACTCCGACACCATGGTCGCGCTCCTGGCCAATCTCGCGTCGACAGCGCAGATGCTGTACGTGCGTACCCCAGCCATTAACGCGTTCTTCCCCAATTACCGGGGCTCGGTGTTCGGTGGCATCGCTGACACCATGCGCGACGGTGGCGTGTGGGCCACGGCGGATCTGTACCCGCGGTACGCCTGTGACTACGGCACTCCCCGAGTACCGCCCTCTTCGGCCGATTTCCCGGAACCGCCTATCTATACGTACTGCGCCAACGACGATCCGGCGGTTCTGATCCGAGGGGCCAAGAACGCTCCTCGCCCCGCGGGAGACGACACCGCCGGGCCTCCTATGGGAGCCGATTTGGGGAAGACCACGGACCCCACTCCTAAGGGGAGGTTCACCATCCCTACACCTCAAGGCGGGCCGACACTACCCATCGCGCCCCCGAGCTGA